Proteins from a genomic interval of Perognathus longimembris pacificus isolate PPM17 unplaced genomic scaffold, ASM2315922v1 HiC_scaffold_4315, whole genome shotgun sequence:
- the LOC125344794 gene encoding protein BRAWNIN-like, whose product MPAGMSWPSYLKMAVASLLAMCASAQVVHSYYRPDLTRPESPPKPGELKTELLGLKERQHKPQVAEQ is encoded by the coding sequence ATGCCTGCGGGCATGTCCTGGCCTAGTTATCTGAAAATGGCAGTGGCCAGCCTCCTGGCCATGTGTGCCAGTGCCCAAGTGGTGCACAGTTACTACCGGCCCGACCTGACAAGACCTGAAAGTCCACCAAAGCCTGGAGAACTCAAAACAGAGCTCTTGGGACTAAAAGAGAGACAACACAAACCTCAGGTCGCAGAGCAATAA